Proteins encoded within one genomic window of Candidatus Amarolinea dominans:
- the iolD gene encoding 3D-(3,5/4)-trihydroxycyclohexane-1,2-dione acylhydrolase (decyclizing): MRLTLAQALIRSLKNQYVGRDGVETQFFAGCFGIFGHGCVAGVGEALLQNPDFRYYQVRNEQGAVHAATAYAKVKNRLQTFACVTSIGPGATNMITGAATATINRLPVLLLPGDIFARRNVAPVLQQIESAHSQDFSVNDCFKPVSKYWDRLNRPDQLLTSLPEALRVLTSPAETGAVTLALPQDVQTEAFDYPVAFFHRRVWQIMRNRADRAALQQAVELIRASQKPMIVAGGGVIYADATEALRQFVDATGIPVGETMAGKGSLRWDHPLNLGAIGATGSLAANRMARDADLVIGIGTRYSDFTTASKTAWQNPGVTFININVTEFDAGKHYGLPVVGDAQVTLEELSEMLAGYAVAPTYRAEAQRLHDAWDAEVQRIYDIRLAPLPSQGELIGALNDVAGPDAIMLNAAGSMPGDLHKLWRATHPKNFHLEYGNSCMGYEIAGGLGAKMAAPARDVFVIVGDGSYLMLSSELVTSVQEGVKLIVVLWDNHGFKSIGSLSRSLGLDGFGTRFIRPQDGMLAGDAAGDAVEPLQIDFAMNARSLGCHVIECVTRADYVAALHAAKAADRTTVVVIKNDRLHSVPGYESWWDVAVPEVSELPSVQEVRVQYEKMREMERFFFQGTGSGSDSERLRVAHGSNTAQRPARTA; encoded by the coding sequence TTTTTTGCCGGCTGTTTCGGGATCTTCGGCCACGGTTGTGTGGCCGGCGTCGGCGAGGCGCTGCTGCAAAACCCGGACTTCCGCTATTACCAGGTGCGTAATGAACAGGGCGCGGTGCATGCCGCCACCGCGTATGCCAAGGTCAAGAACCGCCTGCAGACCTTCGCCTGCGTCACCTCCATCGGCCCGGGCGCGACCAACATGATCACCGGCGCAGCCACAGCGACCATCAACCGCCTGCCGGTGCTGCTCTTGCCGGGCGACATCTTCGCCCGCCGCAACGTGGCGCCTGTGTTGCAGCAGATCGAGTCCGCGCACAGTCAGGATTTTTCGGTCAACGACTGCTTCAAGCCGGTCAGCAAGTATTGGGACCGTCTGAACCGGCCGGATCAACTGCTGACGTCGTTGCCCGAAGCGCTGCGCGTGCTCACCAGCCCGGCCGAGACCGGCGCGGTCACCCTGGCGCTGCCGCAAGATGTGCAGACCGAGGCCTTTGATTATCCCGTCGCCTTCTTCCACCGTCGCGTCTGGCAGATCATGCGCAATCGGGCCGACCGGGCCGCGTTGCAGCAGGCGGTCGAGCTGATCCGGGCCAGCCAGAAGCCAATGATCGTCGCCGGCGGCGGCGTGATCTACGCGGATGCCACCGAGGCGCTGCGCCAGTTCGTAGATGCAACCGGCATCCCGGTGGGTGAAACGATGGCCGGCAAGGGCAGCCTGCGCTGGGATCACCCGCTGAACCTCGGCGCGATCGGCGCCACCGGGTCCCTGGCCGCGAATCGCATGGCCCGTGACGCGGACCTGGTGATCGGCATCGGCACCCGCTACAGCGACTTCACCACCGCGTCCAAGACCGCCTGGCAGAATCCGGGTGTGACCTTCATCAACATCAACGTCACCGAGTTCGACGCGGGCAAGCATTACGGCCTGCCGGTCGTGGGCGATGCGCAGGTGACGCTGGAGGAACTGAGCGAGATGTTGGCCGGCTATGCGGTGGCCCCGACCTACCGCGCCGAGGCGCAGCGCCTGCACGACGCCTGGGACGCCGAGGTGCAGCGTATCTACGACATCCGCCTGGCGCCGCTGCCGAGCCAGGGCGAGTTGATTGGCGCGCTCAACGATGTGGCCGGCCCGGACGCGATCATGCTCAATGCGGCCGGCTCCATGCCTGGCGACCTGCACAAGCTGTGGCGCGCCACGCATCCCAAGAACTTCCACCTGGAGTATGGCAATAGCTGCATGGGCTACGAGATTGCCGGCGGCCTGGGCGCGAAGATGGCCGCGCCGGCGCGCGACGTTTTCGTCATCGTCGGCGACGGCAGCTATCTGATGCTCTCGTCCGAACTGGTCACCTCGGTGCAGGAAGGGGTCAAGCTGATCGTGGTGCTGTGGGACAACCACGGCTTCAAGAGCATCGGCTCGCTGAGCCGTTCGCTCGGGCTGGACGGCTTCGGCACGCGCTTCATCCGGCCTCAGGACGGTATGCTGGCCGGCGACGCGGCCGGCGACGCGGTCGAGCCGCTGCAGATTGACTTTGCCATGAACGCCCGCAGCCTGGGCTGTCACGTGATCGAATGTGTGACCCGCGCTGACTACGTGGCGGCGCTGCACGCGGCCAAAGCAGCCGACCGCACCACCGTGGTCGTCATCAAGAACGACCGCTTGCACAGCGTGCCGGGCTACGAGAGTTGGTGGGACGTAGCCGTGCCTGAGGTCAGTGAGTTACCCTCGGTGCAAGAGGTTCGCGTGCAGTACGAAAAGATGCGGGAAATGGAACGGTTTTTCTTCCAGGGTACGGGGTCGGGCAGCGACAGCGAGCGGTTACGTGTCGCCCACGGCAGCAACACCGCCCAACGTCCTGCCCGCACAGCATAA
- the iolG gene encoding inositol 2-dehydrogenase yields MEKVEKVLNVGIIGAGRIGRVHAATLAYRIRAARILAVADVNLTAAQQVAAQFGIPMATDDPAALLDNKDIEAVLICSVTGTHAHFIEEAALAGKHIFCEKPIALDLAAIDQALAAAAKAGVKLQIGFNRRFDANFRRVRQAIMTGEIGTPALLHIISRDPSPPPIAYVKTSGGMFLDMTIHDFDMARFLIGAEVDEIYTLAGITVDPAIGEAGDVDTAVMMLKFSNGVIGTIDNCRRATYGYDQRVEVLGSKGAISSANNYPNAATLSDGASVRRDLPLNFFMDRYTESFASEIAAFVEAVQQDQPTPVTGHDGRVPVVMGLAAGKSHREGRPVKLSEIG; encoded by the coding sequence ATGGAGAAGGTGGAGAAGGTTCTGAATGTCGGTATCATCGGCGCCGGCCGCATTGGCAGGGTACACGCGGCAACCCTCGCCTACCGTATCCGGGCCGCGCGCATCCTGGCTGTCGCGGATGTCAACCTGACAGCCGCGCAGCAGGTGGCGGCGCAGTTTGGCATCCCCATGGCCACGGACGACCCGGCCGCGCTACTGGACAACAAAGACATCGAGGCCGTGCTGATCTGTTCGGTCACCGGCACGCATGCCCACTTCATTGAAGAGGCCGCGCTGGCGGGCAAGCATATCTTCTGCGAAAAACCGATCGCGCTCGACCTGGCTGCCATTGACCAGGCGCTGGCCGCAGCCGCAAAGGCCGGTGTGAAACTGCAGATCGGTTTCAATCGCCGCTTCGACGCCAACTTCCGCCGCGTACGCCAGGCCATCATGACGGGCGAGATTGGCACGCCCGCGCTGCTGCACATCATCAGTCGTGACCCAAGCCCGCCGCCCATCGCGTATGTCAAAACCTCTGGCGGCATGTTCCTGGACATGACCATCCACGACTTCGACATGGCGCGCTTCCTGATCGGCGCGGAGGTGGATGAGATCTACACCCTGGCTGGCATTACGGTAGATCCCGCCATCGGTGAAGCCGGCGATGTGGATACGGCGGTGATGATGCTAAAATTCAGCAATGGCGTCATCGGCACGATTGACAACTGCCGGCGCGCAACCTACGGCTATGATCAGCGGGTCGAGGTGTTGGGCAGCAAGGGCGCCATCAGCAGCGCGAACAACTACCCGAACGCCGCAACCCTGAGCGACGGCGCCAGCGTGCGGCGCGATCTGCCGCTGAACTTCTTCATGGATCGCTACACCGAGAGTTTCGCGTCGGAAATCGCCGCGTTCGTCGAAGCGGTGCAGCAGGATCAGCCAACGCCAGTGACGGGCCACGATGGCCGCGTGCCGGTCGTGATGGGCCTGGCCGCAGGCAAATCGCACCGCGAAGGCCGGCCGGTGAAGTTGAGCGAGATCGGGTGA
- a CDS encoding TIM barrel protein gives MTRKISIGNAPCSWGVIENVEGSRGGYAQVLDEMQETGYLGTELGDWGFMPTDPVVLAGELAARNLKLLSSWVSVKLHDADCHAASEADAVRTARQLATVGGPDCLIVLGNDPYMDPMRTFNAGRIRPDQGMSEAQWQVFAAGANRVARTVKRETGLRTVFHHHIGTWVETPAETARLLSMTDPDVLGLCFDTGHYRFGGGDPLTGLKRHADRIWHVHFKDHEPAVAARARQEGWGGVQAVGHGLFCELGKGDIDFPAILAQLRAMDYSGWIVVEQDVLPGMGSPKESARRNREYIRSIGL, from the coding sequence ATGACTCGAAAAATCTCTATCGGCAATGCGCCCTGTTCGTGGGGCGTGATCGAAAACGTCGAGGGCAGCCGCGGCGGTTACGCCCAGGTGCTCGACGAGATGCAGGAGACCGGCTATCTCGGCACCGAACTGGGCGACTGGGGCTTCATGCCGACCGACCCGGTCGTGTTGGCCGGAGAGCTGGCGGCGCGCAATCTCAAGCTGCTGTCCTCATGGGTCAGCGTCAAGCTGCACGATGCTGACTGTCATGCCGCCAGCGAGGCCGACGCAGTACGTACCGCACGTCAATTGGCGACCGTCGGCGGGCCGGACTGCCTGATCGTGTTGGGCAATGATCCCTACATGGATCCCATGCGCACCTTCAACGCGGGGCGCATCCGGCCTGACCAGGGCATGAGCGAAGCGCAATGGCAAGTTTTTGCCGCAGGCGCCAATCGGGTGGCGCGGACGGTGAAGCGCGAGACCGGGCTGCGCACCGTCTTCCATCACCACATCGGCACCTGGGTCGAAACGCCGGCAGAGACGGCGCGGCTGCTGAGCATGACCGACCCTGACGTGTTGGGACTCTGCTTCGACACGGGCCATTACCGCTTCGGCGGCGGCGACCCGTTGACCGGGCTGAAGCGCCACGCCGACCGCATCTGGCATGTCCACTTCAAGGATCACGAGCCGGCGGTGGCCGCACGCGCGCGCCAGGAGGGCTGGGGCGGCGTGCAGGCGGTTGGACACGGCCTCTTCTGCGAATTGGGCAAAGGCGATATTGACTTTCCGGCGATCCTGGCCCAGCTCCGGGCGATGGACTACAGCGGTTGGATCGTCGTCGAGCAGGATGTGCTGCCGGGCATGGGCAGCCCGAAAGAGAGCGCCCGCCGCAATCGCGAGTATATCCGCAGCATCGGTCTGTAA
- a CDS encoding sugar phosphate isomerase/epimerase, which produces MLLGFHGATTMTSDLQTDVAVSRQAGYRGLELWSAKVDIYLKSHSLAELKALFEENGVAPLSFNALEFVGFRGDDYPKIQKRCQEMCEIAAAIHCPLIVVVPSPTEARWQLPWADVVAEYVSVLRDLSDIAAPFGTRLSFEFLGFGWCTVRTPRGAWEIVKQVDRANVGMTVDCAHLFAGGGLLAEIDALDPARVFAFHLDDVEDTCKEAITDNTRVYPGLGVIPLDELCARLSRIGYNDTCSIELFRPEYWQLDPLHVAQTCRAAALAVLSPHFQVE; this is translated from the coding sequence ATGTTACTGGGATTTCATGGCGCGACCACGATGACGAGCGACCTGCAGACCGATGTCGCGGTTTCACGCCAGGCCGGCTATCGCGGGCTGGAACTGTGGTCAGCCAAGGTTGACATCTATCTGAAAAGCCATTCCCTGGCCGAACTGAAAGCGCTGTTCGAGGAAAACGGGGTGGCCCCGCTGAGCTTCAACGCCCTGGAGTTTGTCGGCTTTCGCGGCGACGACTATCCGAAGATTCAGAAGCGCTGCCAGGAGATGTGCGAGATTGCCGCGGCGATCCACTGCCCGCTGATCGTGGTGGTGCCCAGCCCGACCGAAGCCCGTTGGCAGCTCCCCTGGGCCGACGTGGTGGCCGAGTACGTCAGCGTGCTGCGCGATCTGTCGGACATCGCGGCGCCCTTCGGCACCCGGCTCTCGTTCGAGTTCCTGGGCTTTGGCTGGTGTACCGTGCGCACCCCGCGCGGCGCCTGGGAGATCGTCAAACAGGTGGATCGCGCCAACGTCGGCATGACGGTGGACTGTGCGCACCTCTTTGCCGGCGGCGGCCTGCTCGCCGAGATTGACGCGCTGGATCCGGCCAGGGTCTTCGCCTTTCACCTGGATGATGTGGAAGATACCTGCAAAGAGGCCATCACCGACAACACCCGCGTCTATCCCGGTTTGGGCGTCATCCCGCTGGACGAACTGTGCGCCCGCCTGAGCCGCATCGGCTACAACGACACCTGCTCGATCGAGCTGTTCCGCCCGGAGTATTGGCAGTTGGATCCGCTGCACGTGGCGCAGACCTGCCGCGCCGCCGCGCTGGCCGTTCTGTCGCCGCACTTCCAGGTAGAATAG
- a CDS encoding sortase encodes MMMKTPALRLTGGLLMLVGALLLGLAGWTYVQGSLLPPPLPAGPRDPSLAAAALVAPALEAPALLLPDNRGPVSDAALPPVALTAVPTPTTLAAPRATPTATGDDMLRGALITPIATPTQTPRPTATPTQTPRPTATASSPGIPTRLRIPSIGVNAAVVPVGWNSVTRNGQTTLEWEVADFAAGWHENSAQPGDVGNVVLSGHNNIRGMVFRRLSEINVGDEITLSVGDQDFTYTVLDRFIVREKGEPLAVRQANARWIGPFADTRLTLVSCWPFTNNTHRVIVIATKY; translated from the coding sequence ATGATGATGAAGACACCCGCTCTACGCTTGACCGGTGGCCTGCTGATGCTGGTCGGTGCGCTACTTCTGGGCCTGGCCGGCTGGACCTATGTGCAAGGCAGCCTGCTACCGCCGCCCTTGCCCGCCGGTCCCCGCGACCCATCACTGGCAGCGGCCGCTTTGGTAGCGCCCGCATTGGAAGCGCCCGCTCTGTTGCTGCCGGATAACCGCGGGCCAGTCAGTGACGCGGCGCTGCCTCCTGTTGCTCTCACAGCCGTGCCAACGCCAACGACCCTGGCCGCTCCGCGCGCGACGCCTACCGCCACCGGCGATGACATGCTGCGCGGCGCCCTGATAACGCCCATCGCAACCCCCACCCAAACGCCTCGGCCCACCGCAACCCCCACCCAAACGCCTCGGCCCACCGCAACCGCCAGCAGTCCAGGCATACCCACGCGCCTGCGCATTCCCAGCATTGGCGTGAACGCCGCGGTCGTTCCCGTCGGCTGGAACTCGGTCACCCGCAATGGTCAGACCACGCTCGAATGGGAAGTGGCTGATTTCGCAGCCGGCTGGCATGAAAATTCTGCGCAACCGGGCGATGTGGGCAATGTGGTGCTGTCCGGGCACAACAACATCAGGGGCATGGTCTTCCGCCGCCTCTCCGAGATCAACGTGGGCGACGAAATCACACTCAGCGTGGGCGACCAGGATTTCACCTACACCGTGCTGGATCGCTTCATCGTCAGGGAGAAGGGGGAGCCGCTGGCGGTGCGTCAGGCCAATGCGCGTTGGATCGGCCCCTTTGCCGACACCCGCCTGACCCTGGTGAGCTGCTGGCCCTTCACCAACAACACCCATCGCGTCATTGTCATCGCCACGAAGTATTGA
- a CDS encoding 1-acyl-sn-glycerol-3-phosphate acyltransferase translates to MNDHALSPLPTMSIGYRLMRALMRLLLWLLTDFKAEGMENIPLNGPAVLVSNHLDTMDGPAIFIILPRQVTVFAADKHNRPFSFFGWLLRTFANAIWVARGEVDRKALRAALDAVARGEMLAIAPEGTRSRTGALQKGHDGTAYLVARSGAPMVPVVAWGQEKTWSELAHLRRARVRVVVGEPFRLPPEAAHARSAELVVYTDQIMRRLASLLPPSYRGVYADRLPPGDTA, encoded by the coding sequence ATGAACGATCACGCACTTTCACCCTTACCCACCATGTCCATCGGATATCGGCTCATGCGGGCACTGATGCGCCTCCTGCTGTGGTTGCTGACCGACTTCAAGGCCGAGGGCATGGAGAACATTCCGCTGAACGGACCGGCGGTACTGGTGTCCAATCATCTCGATACCATGGATGGGCCGGCGATTTTCATCATCCTGCCGCGCCAGGTCACGGTGTTTGCCGCAGACAAGCATAATCGCCCATTCTCCTTCTTTGGCTGGCTGCTGCGCACCTTTGCCAACGCCATTTGGGTGGCGCGCGGTGAAGTTGACCGCAAGGCCCTGCGCGCCGCCCTGGACGCCGTGGCCCGCGGTGAGATGTTGGCGATTGCGCCGGAAGGGACGCGCAGCAGAACCGGCGCCCTGCAAAAGGGGCACGATGGCACCGCGTACCTGGTTGCGCGCAGCGGCGCGCCGATGGTGCCGGTGGTCGCGTGGGGGCAGGAGAAGACTTGGTCAGAGCTGGCGCATCTGCGTCGCGCCCGCGTGCGTGTGGTGGTGGGCGAGCCATTTAGGCTGCCGCCGGAGGCCGCTCACGCCCGCAGCGCCGAGTTGGTCGTCTACACCGATCAGATCATGCGCCGCCTGGCCAGCCTGCTGCCGCCATCCTACCGCGGCGTTTACGCCGACCGGCTCCCCCCAGGAGACACCGCATGA
- a CDS encoding LysM peptidoglycan-binding domain-containing protein, producing the protein MIGLLVGLSACGQVITRPTATPLPATPTAVVTAAATVRPTSTPAPYTPEPTATPTVTPTPVIYTIRSGDTLLAIANRFGVSVAALQESNGILDPRSLRVGQELIIPTSADTVVAGVEPTATATPLPFTIENLFFAETPLGGLWCFGNVVNGAGVPLEGVQLAISLLAADNQVLSRVQGAPVADLVEVNGRAPFALLFPSAPATFAGYQAEALTAMPAYLGGYYRDLDVRTAAGGGANFGTYQVSGQVFNVGPEDAVQVSLVITLYDAAGRVVGVRRAEPEHNVIPPGGHTEFEIDLVPATGPVVTIEIIPQARRNSP; encoded by the coding sequence GTGATTGGTCTGTTGGTGGGTTTGAGCGCCTGCGGTCAGGTGATCACCCGGCCCACGGCCACCCCGCTGCCCGCAACGCCCACTGCGGTCGTTACCGCAGCGGCCACGGTACGACCGACCTCCACCCCTGCGCCCTACACACCTGAGCCAACCGCGACGCCCACGGTGACGCCGACGCCGGTGATCTATACGATTCGCAGTGGCGATACCCTGCTCGCCATCGCGAACCGCTTCGGCGTCAGCGTGGCGGCCCTGCAGGAGAGCAACGGCATTTTGGACCCGCGCAGCCTGCGTGTCGGCCAGGAGTTGATTATCCCGACCTCGGCCGATACCGTCGTGGCTGGCGTGGAACCAACGGCCACGGCCACACCGCTGCCCTTTACGATTGAGAATCTATTTTTTGCCGAAACGCCGTTGGGCGGCCTGTGGTGCTTCGGCAATGTCGTCAACGGCGCTGGCGTACCCCTGGAAGGCGTGCAGTTGGCCATTAGCCTGCTTGCCGCTGATAACCAGGTTTTGAGCCGGGTGCAGGGCGCACCGGTGGCGGACCTGGTTGAAGTCAACGGTCGTGCGCCGTTTGCCCTGCTGTTCCCCTCGGCGCCGGCCACATTTGCCGGTTACCAGGCCGAAGCGCTGACCGCCATGCCGGCCTATCTCGGCGGCTATTACCGCGACCTGGACGTGCGCACCGCGGCCGGCGGCGGCGCTAACTTTGGGACCTACCAGGTCAGCGGCCAGGTGTTCAATGTCGGTCCCGAAGACGCCGTGCAGGTGTCCCTGGTGATCACGCTCTACGACGCCGCGGGACGGGTAGTGGGCGTGCGCCGCGCCGAGCCGGAGCACAACGTTATTCCCCCTGGCGGTCATACTGAATTCGAGATTGACCTGGTGCCGGCGACCGGCCCCGTGGTGACAATTGAGATTATACCACAGGCGCGGCGGAATAGCCCATGA
- a CDS encoding M4 family metallopeptidase, with protein MSKMFRSLIVLVILGTLLVGVLPASGAPPAPDSLSQAARGALTITRDLATGAATFVRSEGGIVSGMEADALAKDPAGAARRFVAQHEAALAMPGAAQQLALSAVERDALGMTHVRLQQVFQGVPVFGAEVLVHYAADMQTVNTINGHFVPGLAVNTSPSQSADAALAVARSIDPQAVVWAKPELRIYTSVIDPAVSGNHLAWLIRLDNEKIPARFLYVLDAHSGAVLTSYNELDTARNRQIYTANHSQSLPGTLVRSEGGPATGDDDADHAYQYLGDTYNYFFASFGRDSYNGAGAAMKATVHYGSNYQNAFWNGTQMVFGDGFPIDDVTAHEMTHAVTENEANLIYQNQSGALNESFSDIFGEIIDMTNGAGNDTPPVAWLMGEDLPGIGAIRSMADPTIYGDPDKVSSYDCTTADNGGVHTNSGIPNKAAYLMAAGGSFNGHTITGIGLDKMGRVQYRALSQYLTQASTFVDDLNALNQSCQDLIGSYGITSADCTQVSEALLAVEMNTAAPCSSGGCAVQTTVADQAAFKSPGEAIHTALIMYRTREQVMRGAPAGEHLIDLYYEHSGAMARILAQDSALRHHMAAFLAAVAPGLDALAGHQDRAARLTISPAAMGHLQAVLTGFEQADPASPLAAAVRRERQRFDLDKLTNQSFSAAWASLNQQMQAAR; from the coding sequence ATGTCCAAGATGTTTCGTTCGCTCATCGTTCTTGTGATCCTGGGCACGTTGCTGGTCGGCGTTCTGCCCGCCAGCGGCGCACCGCCCGCGCCCGACAGCCTGAGCCAGGCGGCCCGCGGCGCGTTGACCATCACGCGCGACCTGGCAACCGGTGCGGCCACCTTCGTCCGCAGTGAAGGCGGCATCGTCAGCGGCATGGAGGCCGACGCGCTGGCGAAGGACCCGGCCGGCGCGGCCCGCCGTTTTGTGGCGCAGCATGAGGCGGCCCTGGCCATGCCCGGCGCCGCGCAGCAGTTGGCGCTCAGCGCGGTCGAGCGCGACGCGCTGGGCATGACCCACGTGCGTTTGCAGCAGGTTTTCCAGGGCGTGCCGGTATTTGGCGCTGAGGTGTTGGTACACTATGCGGCCGATATGCAGACGGTCAACACCATCAATGGGCATTTTGTGCCTGGTCTGGCGGTCAACACCAGCCCAAGCCAAAGCGCGGACGCGGCGTTGGCCGTCGCACGCTCGATTGATCCACAGGCCGTGGTTTGGGCCAAGCCGGAACTGCGCATCTACACCTCGGTGATTGACCCCGCCGTCAGCGGCAATCACCTGGCGTGGTTGATTCGCCTTGACAACGAGAAGATTCCAGCGCGCTTCTTGTACGTGCTGGATGCGCACAGCGGCGCGGTGCTCACCTCGTACAACGAACTGGACACGGCGCGCAATCGCCAGATTTACACCGCCAACCACTCCCAGTCGCTGCCGGGCACCCTGGTGCGCAGCGAAGGCGGGCCGGCCACCGGTGATGACGATGCCGATCATGCCTACCAGTACCTGGGCGATACCTACAACTACTTCTTCGCCTCCTTTGGTCGTGACAGCTACAATGGCGCCGGCGCCGCGATGAAAGCCACCGTGCATTATGGCTCCAACTACCAGAACGCCTTTTGGAACGGCACGCAGATGGTCTTCGGCGACGGCTTCCCGATTGACGACGTCACCGCGCATGAGATGACGCACGCCGTGACCGAAAACGAAGCCAACCTGATCTACCAGAACCAGTCGGGCGCACTCAACGAGTCGTTCTCCGACATCTTCGGCGAGATCATTGACATGACCAACGGCGCCGGCAATGACACACCGCCGGTGGCCTGGCTGATGGGCGAGGATTTGCCGGGCATCGGCGCCATCCGCAGCATGGCCGACCCCACAATTTACGGCGACCCGGATAAGGTCTCCAGCTATGACTGCACCACCGCGGACAACGGCGGCGTCCATACCAACAGCGGCATCCCCAACAAGGCCGCCTACCTGATGGCCGCCGGCGGCAGCTTCAACGGCCACACCATCACCGGCATCGGCCTGGACAAGATGGGCCGCGTGCAGTACCGGGCGCTCAGCCAATACCTGACCCAGGCGTCCACCTTCGTGGATGATCTCAATGCGCTGAACCAATCGTGCCAGGACCTGATCGGCAGCTACGGCATTACGAGCGCGGACTGCACGCAGGTCAGCGAGGCGCTGTTGGCGGTGGAGATGAACACCGCGGCGCCTTGCAGCAGCGGCGGCTGCGCGGTGCAGACGACGGTGGCGGACCAGGCCGCGTTCAAATCGCCGGGCGAGGCCATCCACACCGCGCTCATCATGTACCGCACGCGCGAACAGGTGATGCGTGGCGCGCCGGCCGGCGAGCACCTGATTGACCTGTACTACGAGCATTCGGGGGCCATGGCCCGCATCCTGGCGCAAGACTCCGCCCTGCGACATCACATGGCCGCGTTCCTGGCCGCGGTGGCGCCTGGCTTGGACGCGCTGGCCGGTCACCAGGATCGCGCCGCCCGCCTGACGATTTCGCCTGCCGCCATGGGCCATCTGCAGGCCGTCCTCACCGGTTTCGAGCAGGCCGATCCCGCCAGCCCGCTGGCCGCCGCGGTCCGCCGCGAACGCCAGCGCTTCGATCTGGATAAACTGACCAATCAATCGTTTTCAGCCGCCTGGGCCAGCCTCAATCAACAGATGCAGGCTGCCCGCTAA
- the serS gene encoding serine--tRNA ligase, with protein sequence MLDIRFVRDNLEMVKQAMQDLQALDVPLDAALALDDERRKVLTELETLRARRNTDSRRIGQLLREGQHEAAATLKAELAALPNGIAALEERLAQIDPALRDAWLRIPNLPLPQVPVGKDESENIVTRVEGQPRAFDFSPRPHWEIGEALGILDFERGVKLSGSRFYVLKGLGARLQRALISWMLDVHIMDHGYTEIYPPYIVKAECLVGTGNLPKFADNLYHDAEEDYWLIPTAEVPVTNLYRDEILPPGALPIYHVAYTPCFRREKMSAGRDVRGIKRGHQFDKVEMVKFVEPAQGEVELQKLIDNAEDIARRLQIPHRIIQMCTGDLAFSAAAKYDVELWAPGVNEWLEVSSCSLFTDFQARRANIRYRPDANSKPQHVFTLNGSGLALPRVMIAVLENYQQADGSVVVPDVLRPYMGGAEVIRQA encoded by the coding sequence ATGTTAGACATCAGATTTGTGCGTGACAACCTGGAGATGGTCAAGCAGGCCATGCAGGATTTACAGGCGCTCGACGTGCCGCTCGACGCGGCCCTGGCGCTGGACGACGAGCGGCGCAAGGTTCTGACGGAACTGGAGACCCTGCGCGCCCGCCGCAACACCGACAGCCGGCGCATCGGCCAACTGCTGCGCGAGGGGCAGCACGAGGCGGCTGCGACTCTCAAAGCCGAGCTGGCCGCACTGCCCAATGGTATCGCAGCCCTGGAGGAGCGCCTGGCGCAAATTGACCCGGCCCTGCGCGACGCGTGGCTGCGCATCCCCAACCTGCCGCTGCCACAGGTGCCGGTGGGCAAGGATGAGAGCGAGAACATCGTCACGCGCGTCGAAGGCCAGCCGCGCGCGTTCGATTTCAGCCCGCGGCCGCACTGGGAAATCGGCGAGGCGCTGGGCATCCTGGACTTCGAGCGCGGCGTCAAGCTCTCCGGCTCGCGCTTCTACGTGCTGAAGGGCCTGGGCGCCCGCCTGCAGCGCGCGTTGATTAGCTGGATGCTCGATGTTCACATCATGGATCATGGCTACACCGAAATCTATCCGCCCTATATCGTCAAGGCTGAGTGCCTGGTGGGCACGGGCAACCTGCCCAAGTTTGCTGATAATCTCTACCATGACGCGGAAGAAGACTACTGGCTGATCCCCACGGCCGAGGTGCCGGTGACGAATCTGTATCGCGACGAGATCTTGCCGCCCGGCGCGTTGCCCATCTATCACGTGGCCTACACGCCCTGTTTTCGGCGTGAAAAGATGAGCGCCGGGCGCGACGTGCGCGGCATCAAGCGCGGGCATCAGTTCGACAAGGTGGAAATGGTCAAGTTCGTCGAGCCGGCGCAAGGCGAAGTCGAGCTACAAAAGCTGATAGACAATGCCGAAGACATCGCGCGCCGCTTGCAGATTCCGCACCGCATCATCCAAATGTGTACCGGCGACCTGGCATTTTCTGCAGCCGCCAAGTACGATGTCGAATTGTGGGCGCCCGGCGTCAACGAATGGCTGGAAGTCAGCTCCTGCTCGCTCTTCACCGACTTTCAGGCACGGCGGGCCAACATCCGCTACCGGCCAGACGCCAACAGCAAACCGCAGCACGTCTTCACCCTGAACGGATCGGGCCTGGCGTTGCCGCGTGTGATGATTGCCGTGCTCGAAAATTACCAGCAGGCCGATGGCTCGGTGGTGGTGCCCGACGTTCTGCGCCCGTACATGGGCGGCGCCGAGGTGATCCGTCAGGCATAG